In one Aromatoleum aromaticum EbN1 genomic region, the following are encoded:
- the aspS gene encoding aspartate--tRNA ligase, which produces MRTHYCGQVTAADLDQTVTLCGWVHRRRDHGGVIFIDLRDREGLVQVVCDPDRAETFHTAESIRNEFVIELTGKVRRRPAGTENPNLVSGEIEVLCHTLEVLNASATPPFQLDDDNLSENVRLTHRVIDLRRPQMQKNLMLRYKVAMAFRRFLDAQGFIDVETPMLTKSTPEGARDYLVPSRVHPGQFFALPQSPQLFKQLLMVAGFDRYYQITKCFRDEDLRADRQPEFTQVDIETSFLDEAEITAIMEDMIRYVFREALAVELPNPFPRMTHAEAMRRYGSDKPDLRVTLELTDVTDAVQDVAFKVFSGPATSGGRVAALRVPGGASLTRGEIDEYTKFVGIYGARGLAYIKVNDVTKPNDEGLQSPIVKNLHEEALRTILERTGAESGDLIFFGADKTKVVNDALGALRTKLGHEKGYVSGAAWTPVWVVDFPMFEYDDESKRWVACHHPFTAPKDEHVELLESAPGECLAKAYDLALNGWEIGGGSVRIHRADMQSKVFRALNIGDEEAQLKFGFLLDALKYGAPPHGGLAFGLDRVVTLMTGAESIRDVIAFPKTQRAQCLLTDAPGEVDDKQLRELHIRLRQKIETQVEVAKA; this is translated from the coding sequence ATGCGAACCCATTACTGCGGCCAAGTCACCGCCGCCGACCTTGACCAGACCGTCACGCTGTGCGGCTGGGTGCATCGCCGCCGCGACCACGGCGGCGTCATCTTCATCGACCTGCGCGATCGCGAAGGCCTGGTGCAGGTGGTGTGCGATCCCGATCGTGCCGAGACTTTCCACACCGCCGAATCGATCCGCAACGAGTTCGTCATCGAGCTGACCGGCAAGGTCCGCCGCCGCCCGGCCGGAACGGAGAATCCGAACCTCGTGTCCGGTGAAATCGAAGTCCTCTGTCACACCCTTGAGGTTCTGAACGCCTCGGCGACGCCACCGTTCCAGCTCGACGACGACAACCTGTCCGAGAACGTCCGCCTGACACACCGCGTCATCGACCTGCGCCGCCCGCAGATGCAGAAGAACCTGATGCTGCGCTACAAGGTCGCGATGGCGTTCCGCCGTTTCCTCGACGCGCAGGGCTTCATCGACGTCGAGACGCCGATGCTGACCAAGAGCACGCCGGAAGGCGCGCGCGACTATCTCGTGCCGTCGCGCGTGCATCCCGGCCAGTTCTTCGCGCTGCCGCAATCGCCGCAGCTCTTCAAGCAACTGCTGATGGTCGCCGGCTTCGATCGCTACTACCAGATCACCAAGTGCTTCCGCGACGAGGACCTGCGCGCCGACCGCCAGCCGGAGTTCACGCAGGTCGATATCGAGACCTCGTTCCTCGACGAGGCCGAGATCACCGCGATCATGGAAGACATGATCCGCTACGTGTTCAGGGAAGCCCTCGCAGTCGAGCTGCCGAATCCGTTCCCGCGCATGACCCACGCCGAAGCGATGCGCCGCTACGGCTCCGACAAGCCGGACCTGCGCGTCACCCTCGAGCTGACCGACGTCACCGACGCGGTGCAGGATGTCGCGTTCAAGGTGTTCAGCGGCCCGGCGACGAGCGGCGGACGCGTTGCGGCGCTGCGCGTGCCGGGCGGTGCCTCGCTGACCCGCGGCGAGATCGACGAATACACCAAGTTCGTCGGCATCTACGGCGCGCGGGGCCTTGCGTACATCAAGGTCAATGACGTCACGAAGCCGAACGACGAAGGCCTGCAGTCGCCGATCGTCAAGAACCTGCACGAAGAGGCGCTGCGCACGATCCTCGAGCGCACCGGCGCCGAGAGCGGGGACCTGATCTTCTTCGGCGCGGACAAGACCAAAGTCGTCAACGACGCGCTCGGCGCGCTGCGCACGAAGCTCGGCCACGAGAAAGGCTACGTCAGCGGTGCCGCCTGGACGCCGGTGTGGGTCGTCGATTTCCCGATGTTCGAATACGACGACGAGAGCAAGCGCTGGGTCGCGTGCCACCACCCGTTCACCGCCCCCAAGGACGAGCACGTCGAGCTGCTCGAATCGGCTCCCGGCGAATGCCTCGCGAAAGCCTACGACCTCGCGCTCAACGGCTGGGAGATCGGCGGCGGATCGGTGCGTATTCACCGCGCCGACATGCAGAGCAAGGTGTTCCGCGCGCTCAACATCGGCGACGAGGAAGCGCAGCTCAAGTTCGGCTTCCTGCTCGACGCGCTCAAGTACGGTGCACCGCCGCACGGCGGACTTGCGTTCGGTCTCGACCGGGTCGTGACGCTGATGACCGGCGCCGAGTCGATCCGCGACGTCATCGCGTTCCCGAAGACGCAGCGCGCCCAGTGCCTTTTGACCGACGCGCCGGGCGAAGTCGACGACAAGCAACTGCGCGAACTGCACATCCGCCTGCGGCAGAAAATCGAAACCCAGGTCGAAGTGGCGAAGGCCTGA